The stretch of DNA TTTCATTATCATGGAGTGTCTGGAGGGGCAGGATCTGGATGCGTATCTGGCCGAGCAAGGTCCGCTGCCGCTGGAGTCGGTGTACAAGCTGCTGGCGCCGATTGGCGATGCGCTGCAATACGCATGGGACAAGCACAAGCTGGTGCACCGCGATATCAAGCCGGGTAATGTCTTCCTGACCAAGAAGGGTGAAGTCAAGCTGCTGGACTTCGGCATTGCCTCGCGCGCGCGCAGCGCCGGCAGCAGCCTGGGTTTGCAGACGCCGAACGCCGGCACCGCCGGCTACCGCGCGCCGGAGGCGGGCACGCATCAACGCCAGCCAGCGCCCAAGCTGGACGTGTATGCGGTGGCGGTAATGATCTACCAGCTGCTGGAAGGCCGCATGCCGTTTGACGATATGCGGCCGGCCGACTTCCACCCATCGCCGCCACGCGGCTTGAATGAGCGCCAGTGGAAAGTGCTGCAGGAAGGCTTTGCGTATTTGCAGGAGCGCCGTCCTGAATCGGTGAACGCGCTGCTGGCGGAACTGCACCGCGCCGCCGGCCCGAGCGAAGCGGAGCTGGCCGAAAAGGCCGCGCAAGCCGCGCGCGAACAGGCGGCACGCGAGCAGCAGCGTCAGAAAGAACAAGTAGCGCAAGCGGAACTGGCGCGCCAGACCGAAGAAAAGCGCAAAGCGATGGTGGCCGAACTGGCGGCGCGCCGCAAGGCGGAACTGGAAGCCGCAGCGGTGGACAAGCAGCGGCAGGACGTGCAGCGTCGCGCGCTGGAAGCCAAGCAGCGCGCCGAAGCGGAAGTCGCCGCACAGGCCCGCAAGCAGGTGCTGCGCGAGCAGTTGCAGGCACGCCGCGAGGCCGACGCCAAGGCTGCGCGCGACGAGCGCGAGGAACAGCAGCGCAAGGTCGCGCAGCTGAAGGCGGAAGTGGCGTATCGCCAGGAGCAGGAGCGCCACCGCAAGCAGCAGGCCGAGCGCCATGCTGCGGAGGTGGCGGCGATGACCGCCAGTGCACCCGTGGCTGACGCCAACGGCGTGCTGCGCGACCGCTTCCTTGACGGCACTGGCGCTGGACCGGACCTGGTGCTGATACCGACCGGCCGCTTCCAGATGGGCTCTCACGAACACGAACAGGCGCTGGCCATCAAGGCCGGCGCGCAGAAGAACTGGCTGGACCGCGAACTGCCGCAGCACTGGGTCGGCATCGAGCATTCGTTTGCGATGGCGCGCTTCCCGGTGACGGTGGGGCAGTGGCGGCGCTTCGTCAAGGACACCGGCTGGGAGTCGCAGTCGGATACCGACTGGCGCGATCCGGGCTTCAAGCAATCGGACGAGCACCCGGTGGTCGGCGTTAGCTGGATGGATGCGCAGCAGTACCTGCGCTGGCTGTCGCAGAAGACCGGTCACGTGTACCGCCTGCCGACCGAGGCCGAGTGGGAGTACGCCTGCCGCGCCGGCACCAAGACCGCCTTCAGTTTCGGCGACACCATCAGCACCGAGCAGGCCAACTACGACGGCCATTACACCTACAACGGCGGCAAGCGCGGCACGTACCTGCAAGGAACCAACAAGGTCGGCGCGTTCCAGCCCAATCCATGGGGCCTGTTCGACATGCACGGCAATGTGTGGGAGTGGACGCAGGACGTGGTGCACGATAACTACGCCGGCGCGCCCGCCGACGGCAGCGCATGGGAAGAGGGCGGCGACGCGGTGCGGCGCGTGCTGCGCGGCGGCTCGTGGCTGTACAACCCGCGCTATCTGCGTTCTGCCGTGCGCAATGGATTTTCAGCGGTGCTGGCCAACGACATCGTCGGCTTCAGGGTCGCCCGCAAGCTCGCATGAGGTATACTGCCGGACTTTGAAAGTCAGGATTATCCATGAGCGCTTTGCCACCATGCCCTAAATGCAGTTCCGAATACACCTACGAAGACGGCGCCAATCTGGTGTGCCCTGAGTGCGCACACGAGTGGCCGGCCGGCGGCGCTGCCGATGCGGCTGAAGATGGCCCGCGCGTGTACCGCGATTCGGTCGGCAACGTGCTGCAAGACGGCGACACCGTCACCGTCATCAAGGACCTGAAGCTGAAGGGCGGCGGCGGCACCGTCAAAGTCGGCACCAAGGTCAAGAACATCCGCCTGGTCGATTCTGATCACGATATCGATTGCAAGATCGATGGCTTCGGCGCCATGAGCCTGAAAACCGAATTCGTGCGCAAGGTATGACGCACAAGCTTTTCCTGTTCGACCTGGATGACACGCTGCTGGACTTCAAGGCGTCCGAGCAGCTGTCGTTTGCGCGCACCTTGCAGGCGTTGGGCATGGACGGCGATCTCGCGCAGCTTTTCCTCGGCTACCAGGCGATCAACCTGGCGCTGTGGCGCGCGTTTGAAACCGGCGCCGTGTCCAAGGACTTCCTCAAGGTCGAGCGCTTCCGCAAGACCTTCGCCGAGAACGGCCTGGAACTGGACCCGGAAGCGGCCAGCCGCCTGTACCTGGAATCGCTGTCGGATACCGTGGTGCTGATCGACGGCGCCTTGCAGCTGTGCGCAACGCTGGCCGGCATGGGCGAGGTGGGCATCATCACCAACGGGGTGGAAGCGATCCAGAACCAGCGCATCGCCAAGTCAGGGTTGCGCGAGCATATCTCGTTCGTGGCGACCTCGGAAGCCTGTGGCTACGCCAAGCCGGATGTGCGCTTCTTTGAATATGCGGCGCGCATGGCGCGCCCGTTTGCCAAGGAAGACGCGATCATCATCGGCGACCGCCTGGATGCCGATATCCTCGGCGCCAATCGCTACGGCATCGACAGCTGCTGGTTCAATCCCGAGCGCCTGCCAAACGTGTCGGAAGCGGTGCCGACTTTTGAGATCGACAACCTGCCGGCGATGCTTGCTTCGCTGGCGTAAGCGCTAGTTCCCGCTCAGGGACGCAGGGTGTAGTTGGCCGGCGTCCAGGTCCAGCTTTTGCCGTTGGCGCGGATGTAGCCCAACCCTGGGAATTGCAGGTGCGCCGCCGCCACCAGGTCATTCTCTTTGGCGATCATGGAAAACGCCGCCGTGCGCGCAGCGTAGGCCTGCTTTGGGTCGCTGTCGAAACCGATGGTCACCGACGGCGCGTCGAACTGCACTGCGGCTACGTGAATCAGGTCGCCGAGGATCACGAGTTTCTTGCCCTTG from Duganella dendranthematis encodes:
- a CDS encoding bifunctional serine/threonine-protein kinase/formylglycine-generating enzyme family protein, with amino-acid sequence MMQTARDKIRELRALHDDGLLSLQEFDRRKNAILDAEYAPPGGVGASAPPPMPVRQGTELGLMTGQEIGPQNRRYRLERLIGMGGMGQVWLATDLATHAELGHSDQVALKILPPQLTQSATHAKLLIEEATQARKLAHEHIVRVYEWAQDPATSSYFIIMECLEGQDLDAYLAEQGPLPLESVYKLLAPIGDALQYAWDKHKLVHRDIKPGNVFLTKKGEVKLLDFGIASRARSAGSSLGLQTPNAGTAGYRAPEAGTHQRQPAPKLDVYAVAVMIYQLLEGRMPFDDMRPADFHPSPPRGLNERQWKVLQEGFAYLQERRPESVNALLAELHRAAGPSEAELAEKAAQAAREQAAREQQRQKEQVAQAELARQTEEKRKAMVAELAARRKAELEAAAVDKQRQDVQRRALEAKQRAEAEVAAQARKQVLREQLQARREADAKAARDEREEQQRKVAQLKAEVAYRQEQERHRKQQAERHAAEVAAMTASAPVADANGVLRDRFLDGTGAGPDLVLIPTGRFQMGSHEHEQALAIKAGAQKNWLDRELPQHWVGIEHSFAMARFPVTVGQWRRFVKDTGWESQSDTDWRDPGFKQSDEHPVVGVSWMDAQQYLRWLSQKTGHVYRLPTEAEWEYACRAGTKTAFSFGDTISTEQANYDGHYTYNGGKRGTYLQGTNKVGAFQPNPWGLFDMHGNVWEWTQDVVHDNYAGAPADGSAWEEGGDAVRRVLRGGSWLYNPRYLRSAVRNGFSAVLANDIVGFRVARKLA
- a CDS encoding zinc ribbon domain-containing protein YjdM — encoded protein: MSALPPCPKCSSEYTYEDGANLVCPECAHEWPAGGAADAAEDGPRVYRDSVGNVLQDGDTVTVIKDLKLKGGGGTVKVGTKVKNIRLVDSDHDIDCKIDGFGAMSLKTEFVRKV
- a CDS encoding YjjG family noncanonical pyrimidine nucleotidase; protein product: MTHKLFLFDLDDTLLDFKASEQLSFARTLQALGMDGDLAQLFLGYQAINLALWRAFETGAVSKDFLKVERFRKTFAENGLELDPEAASRLYLESLSDTVVLIDGALQLCATLAGMGEVGIITNGVEAIQNQRIAKSGLREHISFVATSEACGYAKPDVRFFEYAARMARPFAKEDAIIIGDRLDADILGANRYGIDSCWFNPERLPNVSEAVPTFEIDNLPAMLASLA